A window of Oscillatoria sp. FACHB-1407 genomic DNA:
CCGTAGCTGCTCATTGGCGATCGCCAACTGTTGACGGCTTTGCCGTTCGGCGATCAGGGCATTGACGAGCAGCAACACGAACAACAACGCTAAACCAAACAACAGCACTGAATTAATCGCAAAACCCCAGATCAACAATCGAGATCGCTCTTCAAGGGCAAACGGCAATCGCACAATCAGATACTTGACCCGATATATCAGGATCAACAGAAATACGACGAACGCCATGCCAGTAATCATCAGTCGCCCTGCTAGGCGGAACATCAGACAACTACGGATGACCAGCACCAAATAGAGAAACGGAAACAGCCGCAACCCCCGCAAACCTGTAGCAGTCGCCAAAATGATGAGGGCAAACTCCGCAAGGACATAGCCAATTTTAGTGAGGGGACGACCCATAGGTAGACGTAACCCCATCACGCCAAACATAGCGATGCTGAGAATGGTCAACATGGGATAGCGCGACATCCGAAAGGCGGGATTCGGCAACAATTCGCTGAGAATGGCGAGTGCGACCAATCCCCATTCCAGGTACAGCAAAAACGGGAAAGGGTGGTTTTTGACGCGGATTGCGCCCACTGGGGCGATCGCAGTGTTAGACAGATCCCCCTGCATAAGCTCTACTTCCTACCGATGAGCAGATAGGTCACCATTTCACCTTTGCCCTTCACGTCGATCGCCCCTCGTCCTTGAAACTGGTATCGGTCTTTGAGTCGTTCATAAGTCTCGGCAGTGACTTGAATCTGACCCGGCAATCCCAGGGACTCCATACGACTGGCGGTGTTGACGGTATCTCCCCACAGGTCATAGGTAAATTTAGTCGTGCCAATCACCCCGGCTCCAACGGGGCCAGTATTGATGCCAATTCTCATGGTGAGGGGCTTGTTGAGGCTGAGTTCGGCAAAATCAAGAGCCGCGATCGCCGCTTGCATATCCAGGGCCATCTCTGCGATCGCCTCAACATGGTCAGGTCGGGGAATGGGCAATCCACCGACAACCAGATAGGCATCGCCAATGGTTTTGATTTTTTCCAGTCCGTGTTGCTCTGCCAATCGGTCAAAGGCAGAAAAGATCGTGTTCAACACGCTCACCAATTCTGTTGGCGATAGGCGGGACGACAACTCAGTGAAGTTGACAATGTCGGCAAACATTACCGTCACTTCTGCAAAATTATCGGCGATCGTGCGTTGCTGCTGCTTCAACTGGTCGGCGATCGGCTTTGGCAGAATGTTGAGCAGTAACCGCTCTGATTTTTCCTGTTCCTCCTGGAGTTGCTTGAGGTATGCCTGTTCCTGGTCACGCAGGCGTTTCTTCTCTAAACACGCCCCAATTCGCGCTTTTAACAGGGTGGGGTTAAACGGCTTAAACAGGTAATCTTCGGCTCCCAATTCGATGCAGCGCACGACGCTATCAATGTCATCGAGGGCAGAGATCATAATGACGGGAATGTGACGCAGGAGGGGGTCTGCTTTGAGTTGCTCCAGCACTTCATAGCCGTTTAACTCTGGCATCATAATGTCGAGGAGCACCAGATCAAACGGTTGGGATTGCATTTCTGAGAGGGCTTGTCGCCCGTTCTCAGCCACCACGACAGCCAGCCCCTGGCGGCGTAGCCGCTTTGAGAGCAGATCGCGGTTCATCTCGTTGTCGTCTACAACGAGAACTTGCCCCTGGTCAAGCTTCATACAACGTTTTGCTTCTCCAAAAGTGCCTCAATTTTTTCCAAAAGGCGGGCAAACTCAACGGGTTTGGTGTCGTAGTCGTCGCAACCTGCTTCAAAGCATTTCTCTTTGTCGCCCGACATAGCGTGAGCCGTCAGGGCGATGATGGGAATGGCACAAGTCGTAGCAGATTCCTTCAGTTGGCGTGTTGCTGTCCAGCCATCCAGGACGGGTAAGCTCATATCCATCAAAATCAGATCGGGTTTCTCTGCCTGTGCCATCGCAATCCCCTGTTCACCATCTACAGCAATTAAGATCTGGTGTCCTTTGCGCTCAAGTCGTCGGGACAACATATCTCGATTCATTTCATTGTCTTCGACCAGTAGAATTTTAGACATCTCTTATTATGATTAATTGCGTTTGATTAAGAAGTGTTATGGCGATCGCTAAACCCGGTAGAGGAAAGTAAAGAATTTTTACCCCTACACCCCGTTCTAACCCGTTGTTTGGCTGTTATGGGAGGTCGAGTTGAGGTAGGGATGAGGTCGATTCATCACTGCCAATTTGCGGATCTCAATAAGTACTTCTTCAAGGCTATACGCTCCTTTCTGGAGAATCTGCTCGACGTGGGTGTTGAGCCGCAGGCGATCGTCGAAGGTGAGGTCTTTGGCGGTCAAAATGACAACGGGCAGCGATCGCCACTTTTCGTGTTTTTGCAATTCGGCAATAAAGCCAAATCCATCCATCTCAGGCATCATCAGGTCAAGCAGGATCAGCTTGGGCTGTGTCTCAGCCAGACGCTCTAAGGCAACTCGACCATTTTCGGCTAACATCACCTGCCAGCCTTCCCGCTCTAACATGTGTTGCATCATGTCGCGAGTGAGGGGATCATCTTCAACTAGCAAGATCGAACAGGGGGGGTGTTCACACTGCACCCGTCTGAGAATGCTAATCAAGCGACTGCGATCAATGGGTTTCGTCAAATAGTCCGAAACTCCCAGGGCATAGCCCATATTCTTGTCATCTATCATTGTCATCATCACAACGGGGATGTCTGCCAATTCGACATCATTTTTAAGAACCGACAGGACTGTCCAACCATCCATTCCCGGCATCATGACATCTAGCGTGATGGCGATCGGGCGTACCTCTCTGGCAAGTCGCAGCCCATCTTCTCCGGTAAAGGCACTGCAAATTTGAAAGCCCTCCTTGCTCAAAAAGCGGCGTACCAGATCATGCACGGTGGGGTCGTCATCAATCACCAGAATGGGGGTAGTGGCATCGGTAGAAGCATCAGTTGCACAAGGCTCGCTGGTTGCTGAAGACGGTGTGAGAGCCATGACCTGAGTGGGGAGCAGCATGGTAAAAGTAGATCCCCGATTGACTTCACTCTCAACCTCTAAAGAGCCACCCATCATATGACAAAACCGTTGGGCGATCGCCAATCCCAACCCAGTGCCGCCATACTTGCGAGTTGTCGAGGCATCTGCCTGTGTAAATGCTTGAAACAGTCTGTCCATCTGCTCCGGGGTCATTCCAATTCCGGTATCAGACACCTGAAACTGGATGACCGATGAAGAACGTTCTGTCTTCCCCATTCCTTCTTGTGTCGTGCCTTCTTCTTCCCGGCTAACTCTCAGCGTAATCGTCCCCTGATTCGTGAACTTCGCTGCATTACTCAACAGATTTAGCAAATTTTGGCGAACCTTGGTCAGGTCGGCATACATCGTACCGATATCCGTCGGGTAGTCCACCACAAGCGTATTGTGGTTCTTTTCAATGAGCGGACGAATGGTGCTGACGACATCCTGAATCATCTGGGACACATCAAAGGGTTCCAGATAGAGATCCATCTTGCCTGCCTCAATCTTGGACAGATCCAAAATGTCGTTAATCAGCGATAACAGGTGCTTTCCGGCACTATGGATGCGTTTGAGGTCGGGGACAAAGTCCTCCTGACCAACATCCTCGGCTTCCTCCTGTAGCATCTCGCTATAGCCGATGATGGCGTTGAGGGGAGTCCGCAATTCGTGGCTCATATTCGCGAGGAACTGACTTTTGGCGCGATTGGCTTGCTCTGCCATGTCCTTCGCCTTTTGCAGTGCTTCGGCTTGTTTACGTTCCGTGATGTCGCGCAAGTTGACGATGATGCCACCCACGGTTTTATCGTGCAACAGGTTATTGCTCACCGCTTCCAGGATGACCCATGACCCGTTTTGGTGCTTCAGACATAACTCAAAGGGTGAACTGACTCCCCCTTCGACGACAGCCCGGTTAAACGCCGTTAGCACGGCTGTGGTTTGCCCTGGGTGAACAAATTCCAGGATGGAGTGATTTAGCACTTCATCAGGTTCATAGCCCAACACCGATCGCAACGATGCGCTGCCGTACTGGATCGTGCCCGATTCGCTGAGAATGGTGATGACATCTGAGGCGTTTTCAATCAGCGATCGGAAGTGAGCTTCGCTTTGGTGCAGAGCTTCTTTGGCTTGCAACAACCCCTGTTCACGTTCATGCACTTCCCGCGCCATGCGCTGAAAAACTCGTGCTAACAGACCCAATTCATCTGTGCGTTCGGCAGTTCTGGTGAGGGTGTCTAGATTAAACTGATTGGTCTGGATTGTGGTTGCTGCCAGGGTGAGTTGCCCGACAGGTTGGGTAATGCGGTTTGCCAGCAGGATGGAAGCACAAACCCCGATCGCCAGAATCAGAGCAGCGGCGATCGCGATACGTTCTAAATCTTTCATCATTTCTGCCTGGGCAGCGTTTGTGGCGATGTAGACCACCGTTGCCCCGGTGATCACGCCCCGTTCGCTTAACGTCGGCACCATCACTTTGACAATCGTGCCATCCAGGTAGCTAAACGGTTTGCCCTCGCTCATGACCCGTTGCAGATTGGCAAGATCGTTGGGGTTATCGAGGCTTTGCGTATTGGGCAATCCGGCAGTAACATGACGCGCCAGGTTATTCATCTGGCGATCGAGAATGCGAATGGCAATGATGTGTTCACCATCCACCAGTTCGGTGACCAGGCGGACTAACCCCAACTGCTGCCGAAACCGCTCTAACAACGCTGCATCGTAGCCCACCTGAACGATCCGGGGTTGGTCGATTCCAGCGACCCCCACATATTTAAAAAAGCGATCGTCAATCTCACGCTGCATGAGGGGTTGGTTGATCACGCTCTGTTCCCCCGTCAACAATGACCAGAAAGCACTCGCCTGGGGTTGCTGAGTCGCGTCAGGACTAAAGGTAAAGTCAATGCCACTCAGGTTACGCAGATAGGCACGTCCAGTTTCATCGGTGATCCAGATCTCGTCGAGGGGTGTTGTGTCGGCGATCGCCCGTAAGCGTTGGTTCAGCTCTTCTGAAGACATCCCCGATTCCTCGGCGATCGCGATCATGTGACTGGCGATCGTCGCCTGTACGATCATCTGTTCACCAATTGCCTGGTCGATGTCGCTTTGAACCTCGTTGGTAAAGCGAGTCATGCGTGCCAAAAATTCAGCGATGCGAATGCCATCTTCTTCGGTGTGCTTTAGCATCGCTCGTCGAGTGCCCCATGCAAACACCGAGGTTGTCACCAACACTGTTACAGCGAGGAGGGACGTGACCATCAAGAGAATACGAATGCGGAGGGTCATGGCTTAGCAGAGAAAGGGACAGGATAGAGCGACAATTAGCAATTTTAGGTTTTAGAGGCTGGAAGGAGATGCAGGGTGTCTCCACCGTTTGATCAGCGTTGGAGGGGATAGGGTTGTTGCGGTAGGGCTGGTAGCCGTAGAGTTCATGGGGATAGAAGGCAACAGAGTGCAGAGATGCTCAAGCACATCCGCGAAGTTCAGTTGGCTCTGGTGTAGCAGTTGTTCTGCCCAGTAGTAGAGGTGGGGATGGGTTGCCTGACTGAGGTCGGTAGGCAGAATGCTAATGAATGGGAGCGATCGCCAGGTGGGATGGTGGCTCAATTGGTGAATCAATTGAAAAGCCTCACCCGTGGGCAGCGTTAAATCGAGGAGCAGCAAATCGGGGGCGTGATTTTGCAGGTGAGCCAGAGCGGTTTGAGCGGTGTTAGCCGTGATCACACTCCAACCTGCTTTGCTCAGCAGTCGTTGTAGCATGTCTTGCGCCATGGGGTCAGCCTGCACAGATAACACCTGTTGAGGGTGTGATCCGAGATTGTGCTGTTGTAACAGCAGACTGAGACGACGAAAGTCATCGGGCGTGCTCAGCGATTCGCACAGCCCCAGGAAAAAAGCGCACTTCTGGATCTCAGCCGGGGGAGGGCTGTCAGCCGACGATGCCAGCATGAGAACCGGAATGTTAACCAGGCGGCGATCGCGCTTGAGACTGGACAACACTGCCCAACTGTCGCGATCGGGCATCAACGCATCCAACAAAATCACATCGGGCAACAGTTCCTTTGCCAGTCGCAACCCTTCTCTGCCACACCAGGTGGTGACCACCCGCAACCCACGCCGATTGAGGGTTTGTACCAACCCATCCCGGACAGTGCGATCGTTGTCAATGACCAGCACGAGGGCTGGCGTTTCTGTCTCCGTCTCGCTGCTACTGGGTAGCGCAGGAGCGACTGAAGAGGTTACCGATGGGGATTGGGCGGGTGATTGGGCGATGGGCGATCGCTCATGGACAGCGTTAATGGGCAGGCGTACCGTAAAGGTAGATCCCTGGTTTAAGTTGCTCTCAACGGCGATCGTACCGCCTAGCAGAGTACACAATCGATGGCTGATGGCTAACCCCAACCCTGTGCCCTCGTAACGGCGAGTGGGTGAACTATCCCCTTGAGTAAACGCCTGAAAAATAGTGTGCTGTTGCTCTGGCGAAATCCCAATACCCGTGTCAGTCACACGAAAGATCATCCAGCCTGTGTCAGAGGGGTCGGTTGTCGGTGCTGAATCGGCAGGTAAATCGTGTCGTTCAATGCTGAGGGCGATCGCTCCATTTTGAGTAAACTTGGCAGCATTGCTCA
This region includes:
- a CDS encoding response regulator; the encoded protein is MTLRIRILLMVTSLLAVTVLVTTSVFAWGTRRAMLKHTEEDGIRIAEFLARMTRFTNEVQSDIDQAIGEQMIVQATIASHMIAIAEESGMSSEELNQRLRAIADTTPLDEIWITDETGRAYLRNLSGIDFTFSPDATQQPQASAFWSLLTGEQSVINQPLMQREIDDRFFKYVGVAGIDQPRIVQVGYDAALLERFRQQLGLVRLVTELVDGEHIIAIRILDRQMNNLARHVTAGLPNTQSLDNPNDLANLQRVMSEGKPFSYLDGTIVKVMVPTLSERGVITGATVVYIATNAAQAEMMKDLERIAIAAALILAIGVCASILLANRITQPVGQLTLAATTIQTNQFNLDTLTRTAERTDELGLLARVFQRMAREVHEREQGLLQAKEALHQSEAHFRSLIENASDVITILSESGTIQYGSASLRSVLGYEPDEVLNHSILEFVHPGQTTAVLTAFNRAVVEGGVSSPFELCLKHQNGSWVILEAVSNNLLHDKTVGGIIVNLRDITERKQAEALQKAKDMAEQANRAKSQFLANMSHELRTPLNAIIGYSEMLQEEAEDVGQEDFVPDLKRIHSAGKHLLSLINDILDLSKIEAGKMDLYLEPFDVSQMIQDVVSTIRPLIEKNHNTLVVDYPTDIGTMYADLTKVRQNLLNLLSNAAKFTNQGTITLRVSREEEGTTQEGMGKTERSSSVIQFQVSDTGIGMTPEQMDRLFQAFTQADASTTRKYGGTGLGLAIAQRFCHMMGGSLEVESEVNRGSTFTMLLPTQVMALTPSSATSEPCATDASTDATTPILVIDDDPTVHDLVRRFLSKEGFQICSAFTGEDGLRLAREVRPIAITLDVMMPGMDGWTVLSVLKNDVELADIPVVMMTMIDDKNMGYALGVSDYLTKPIDRSRLISILRRVQCEHPPCSILLVEDDPLTRDMMQHMLEREGWQVMLAENGRVALERLAETQPKLILLDLMMPEMDGFGFIAELQKHEKWRSLPVVILTAKDLTFDDRLRLNTHVEQILQKGAYSLEEVLIEIRKLAVMNRPHPYLNSTSHNSQTTG
- a CDS encoding response regulator, with protein sequence MTEHRGAVLVVDDELSTRLYVSRQLQQQQYTVSMAESGEQALDLVQTQSFDLILLDIIMPGMNGYRVLEQLKSNSALKNIPVIMISSADDLDGVVRCIQLGAEDYLFKPLNAILLKARVSACLERKWLRDQEQAYLKQLQIEKELAEAANRAKSAFLANMSHELRTPLNAIIGYSEILQEDMQAEGYVELIPDLNKICSSGKRLLEMINDILDISKIEAGKIEIHPEIFDIQALMDQLATGMQSQIQANHNTLQISCPENVGTMNADLGKVRQILWNLLSNAAKFTQNGAIALSIERHDLPADSAPTTDPSDTGWMIFRVTDTGIGISPEQQHTIFQAFTQGDSSPTRRYEGTGLGLAISHRLCTLLGGTIAVESNLNQGSTFTVRLPINAVHERSPIAQSPAQSPSVTSSVAPALPSSSETETETPALVLVIDNDRTVRDGLVQTLNRRGLRVVTTWCGREGLRLAKELLPDVILLDALMPDRDSWAVLSSLKRDRRLVNIPVLMLASSADSPPPAEIQKCAFFLGLCESLSTPDDFRRLSLLLQQHNLGSHPQQVLSVQADPMAQDMLQRLLSKAGWSVITANTAQTALAHLQNHAPDLLLLDLTLPTGEAFQLIHQLSHHPTWRSLPFISILPTDLSQATHPHLYYWAEQLLHQSQLNFADVLEHLCTLLPSIPMNSTATSPTATTLSPPTLIKRWRHPASPSSL
- a CDS encoding adenylate/guanylate cyclase domain-containing protein; this translates as MKLDQGQVLVVDDNEMNRDLLSKRLRRQGLAVVVAENGRQALSEMQSQPFDLVLLDIMMPELNGYEVLEQLKADPLLRHIPVIMISALDDIDSVVRCIELGAEDYLFKPFNPTLLKARIGACLEKKRLRDQEQAYLKQLQEEQEKSERLLLNILPKPIADQLKQQQRTIADNFAEVTVMFADIVNFTELSSRLSPTELVSVLNTIFSAFDRLAEQHGLEKIKTIGDAYLVVGGLPIPRPDHVEAIAEMALDMQAAIAALDFAELSLNKPLTMRIGINTGPVGAGVIGTTKFTYDLWGDTVNTASRMESLGLPGQIQVTAETYERLKDRYQFQGRGAIDVKGKGEMVTYLLIGRK
- a CDS encoding response regulator is translated as MSKILLVEDNEMNRDMLSRRLERKGHQILIAVDGEQGIAMAQAEKPDLILMDMSLPVLDGWTATRQLKESATTCAIPIIALTAHAMSGDKEKCFEAGCDDYDTKPVEFARLLEKIEALLEKQNVV